The genomic interval CCacctagagctagaaaattcgaacatatcaccccagttctctcgtccctacactggctacctgtaaaatttcgcattgactataaaatacttctcttagcttataaatgtctaaatggtttaggcccgcagtatcttactgaacttctcataccttatcgcccgtcacgtacacttcgttcacaggatgcccatctactctttgttcctcgcattaagaaaaacactgcaggaggaagagccttttctcacaaacctcctcaactctggaatagccttactgttactgttcggggctcagacacactctcaatctttaaatctagattaaaaacctaccttttcaaacaagcttttggttaatcactcactttcaggttactccttctatattggtgttcgggctggttttcatattatcactgttctgtattaaccctgtcatatcaccatagctacagcattcttagttagcgtTGTAGTACCAACAcactgtctgtcgctgggttctcttgcctgaccagtggaagcttttttcgcaggacaaatttgcccgttctttaccatgaccctactaacctctgtatttttatttgttccctttgtctggctttctttctcctgtctctctctcatgctttgagatgtcctgctgctctccaggtgttgccctgatccagcccgtgtcccgtacaagatcctggccttgtctcatctacactatcatgcttggccatgctgttttatctcagattaactctgcacctaattttaactcacacagaatccctgatcacctcctccttcatcagactcatacatcactaatatcatcatcctcatcgttttcttttctgcttctccatcatcactaatatactacatttatattactataaccccttcatcggtcatcatttcacttttacttctgttctctgttgtttctccggtgtcgacccgaggaggatgggttccccgtatgagtcttggttccttccaaggtttcttcctcgtgtgctgagggagtttttccttgccactgttgcccctggcttgctcataggaggcttggaccaggatctctgtaaagctgctttgtgacgactttttgttgtgaaaagcgctatataaataaaatttgattgattgattgattgaccaCCTATTTATTATATCTTGGAATTCattagaaatgttggatgagaagATGTACACAAACATTTGTTGATATATTTGTTCAAATTCCTCCAGTAAAAACCTTGCCTATAATTACTtaactgctttattaaaaatgaggatgaaaaacatgtatagatttttttattacaaaaataattggCTATTTACATCAAATGAATAATGAAGTGACTGACTGAATAAGAGATTGCGTTCCATCTGTTTGGGAAAGGTGACTCCTGAAAAGATTTTGGTGTTTGGTTAAAGCTGTTTATCGGAATTTTTCAGCCAGTACTGCAGCGTAAGCTGACAGGTACTTGTCTGTCGCTGCATGTGCATAAGGAGAGAACTCTTCCCCAAGGTAGCAGGCTAATGTCACCAGCATACAGTGATTGAAAAGCTGTGGGGAAAAAGAGGTTTTATTCagagaaaatacattttagatttttatCTTTAGAATTTATATTTACGAGaacataaatgttttatattccgttgaaataaaatattcttaCTTAAAATGATggtttaaacctttttttttttttacttcaagcAGTTTAATAAAATCCATTCAGTACGAAACAGAACAATTTCTAAAGTCTGTGAATAACCATGTACAATGGTTTTCCATCATAAAGAGGACACCTgtatatgaaaaaaaagtgaAGGTGGGATTTACACAGTATAGCACATGAATACAACATGATATATAAAAACCTTGAAGTTGGTGGGATGTATTCGGAGTTGGTAGGCATGGAATCTGCTGAGATAGCTGAGGTTGGATGTGAACTGGGCAGTGCCAATGTGTCTGGTGCCATCAGCTATAGCCTCTATTATGTTTTTCCCAATGGAGCGCAAAGCCTCAGACTGTGCACTCAGGTCCAGATGAGAGAAATATGTCTTAGTCTTGGGAAATGTTGTAAACATCCTGAGAGgtaacacacatatacataattTATTAAATCTACTTAAATTCCTAACATGTTTCTAATTTTACAGCCATGAAATGCAAAGAAAATTATGCCAATCCTGACCATAACAGCTAGATACACACAGCTCTGctggttagttttttttttttggcttctcTCCTCATAACTATTATaaactgatcaaccataacttTATGCCCACCCCTTTTTTATAAACTCACTGTCCCTACAGAGGaactttgtttttctgtaattaCAAATTAAAGTCCaatttcaatggtcaggaaccacacaggaccaccacagagcagtggtggtggattattttcagtgttgcagtgacactgacgttggtggtggtggtgtgttaatgtgggtTGCGCTTTTACAattgaatcagacacagcagtgctgctggagtttttaaaccctgtgtccactcaccgTCCACTTTGTTAGACACGCCTACCTTgttgatccaccttgtagatgtaatgtcAGATACGGTAGCCCCTCGATTtctgtacagtttgtgttggtcgtccttcATCAATGGACACTAGActctgcccacaggatgctgtttcctggatgtttttgattggtGAACTATTCTTAGTAGAGCTGTGACACTGAGAGGCtaaaaaaaactccagtagctctgctATGTCTGATTCTCTCAtaccagaaaaacacacactcccaccacatcaatcactgcagcactgaaaatgatcgACCatgaaaatcatacctgccctgtggttgTCCTGTGAGGGTCCCGACCATTATGCATTATAACAACATTGTGATATTTTAAGATAGATAGAGAAAGTAAAATGGTctaaataaacattcaaaattTCTCATTTGTGATAGAGGCAgggaagaggaaagaaaagTAGGTAGAGGAGTAGAAATAGAGGAGCAAGAGATAAATTTAAGTGATTTCAAAATGCAAACACTGATTCTCATATTTTTAAGCCTATGCTGTGAATAAAGTTGATTTTTATattcaatttatatttatagcttCTATAAATGTGACTGAATAACATCATATTAAAATTTTTTCAAAAATGGtacaaaatgtttatattaCTTATATTAGTCATATTTAGTTATATATGTCAATTTATCTAATAACACTTGAGCACTTTTGAATGCTACATGAAACTTTTAAAGGGCCTTTAAATAaccatattattttatattttaaaggacATTTAAATAACCATATACAATATTGTATTATAAATTCCCAAAAATTTCTATATTTTCATGACCCTTTTAGTTTTTAGCGTTTTCTTTGATCAGtatttaattcagtttaataATGAATCAGCAAACTGATATGTCAACATATTTTCAGTTTGTAGGTCAGTCTGCCCTTTCTTATCACAGATGCCAGCTTAATCTTCTGGCATATAATATCCTACACATTCATTGTGTAATGTCCATACATTGACAACACTAAGGTATCCCAGTCCACATATAAAAATTACGTGTATGAGACATAAGTTCTACTTCAGTGCTATTCAGATACTACACAGAAAAAGGCAAATTTAAGTATCTACACTGTACGATATGGTGCTTATGATTTCTGAATATAATTTCCTATATCAGTCCTGTTCTTAAGAGGTGACTGAGTTGTTGTAACACTTTTACTTTCAACAGACACATCTAAATCGTCTCATTTCAACCTAAGAAAACTTTCAGCAAAAGAGATAATGCCAGCCTGGACAAAAGCTGGTTACTTAGTTAGTCAGTCAATCAGTTAAAACATTACTCagacaataataatttattcagTTAGTCAGATAGTTACTCAGTCAATAAACCAGTTCAGTTACTCAGTCAGGTAGTCTGTTATTCAGTTATAAAGTAATTAACTAAGTATTTAACTTTGTTAGATATAACGGTATTTAATATCTAAAAGACGACAGAAACAACCCATTGAATGTGATAGATATAATGAAGCACTGTGGTTTGTGCAACATAGATTAAACCTGTTACAAATCTCAGCACTAATTCCAAAAGCAATAAACTACACTAAAATTCATTTTTGAGAAtttgtcaaacaaacaaaaaataataataaaacggACGTACCTTAAAAGGGCTTCAGAGCCAATGTCTTCCGCCACTGGAATGAGTTTATCCCACAGCTCTATTagtaactctctctctcgcactgaCAGCATTGTTGCATCCTGTGAGGAAATATACTTTTAAGCAGagctgttttaaaaatattacagtggAAAACTGAAGAAAATTATGATGAAAATTATGAAGCAACGTTAATGTCAATGTGACAAAGCGAGGCTCGGTTCAGCAGAGGAGTTTTGTCACGTGATCTCCTGCAGCTCTGCGTCATTCACTAACTACTACCTTTTGGCAACACTGATGGAATCACTACAGAGGAGGATCACACAGTCATTTTAATTcgtagaaaaaaaatcacagatacAACGCAAAAACTTTCGTTTAATTGCTGAATATTCAGGCTTATTTAGATATGCATTAAAGAAATGTACAATATGTATCCCAAATAAAGGCATTGACAGAAATGGAGGATGGAACATTGCTAtcctgagtgagtgaatgtgtgtgtgttgccctgtgaaggactggcgcccattCCAGGGTGTCTTCCTGCCTTGGTTCATTAGCATCCTGAAAAAAGGACTTTTTCATCAGCAAACATATTTTCTATTAATGAAATGGGACAAGTATCTGAAAtttcagtgtacacacacacattcacatttgaGGTCAATATGGCCATCTCACCTGGTCCTTTTCCATTACCTAGGTAACAAATGACTAGGAaatctgtctgtttttgttaAACAGCACCAGATTAAATTTCCAGCATAATTAATCATCACTGAATATCACTCTCATCCGATCATCTGCATTCCATGATAGCCTCTCTAGCCCATTGTaactttttcttctctttaggtgttactgttgttttttgttgtgcTCCTTCttttattattcagtattattcctTTCAACTATTTCTTATAGTTCTGACACAAACAAAAtagaaaggttttttttatgtatattgATTGAGGTTTCTGTCCTGATGCTTTATATGTAACTTGGTCTACCTCTTTGCTTTCCCTTTTTAACCttcccattttatttatatttccattCTTCTTGAAGGAGTTTTACAGTAATTTCAAATAGTTCAACTGACAATTCTCTAGTTGGGAccatattttctttcaattaGCCAAATCCAGCTCATGTCCAGCTGCTCCAAAGTATCTCATTAATCAGGGCATTTATCTAGAGATTATGTCATGTGCCACAATGCTAATGTCTATCAAAACTGCACACCATGTAAGGGGTCCTTGCTGATGCTGCTGGCCTTCATTATACACTATAGAATGTAAGAGAAAAATAAGAAAGAGAAGGATTTGATTAACAACCATATTCTAACTAAAGGTTgtgtactgtatttttaaaggaatGCATTTCTTTACTAATAACTACTGAgctatttattaaatatttatatttttgtcatattttgtcACCTCTCAGCTATACTTCAGAACCTGAACTCTCTTTTTTGTAAACTGTGCTAAATGTCAGATTCTCCTTAGTGAAGGCATGGTTTGTGTTTCTGGGAATAGGCGTGTTCACAGGCCTCCAGTGTTCTGCAGATAAAGCCTCCGAGTTGCCCATATCTGTGGCTCAAGCTGGGGGGCGAGGATCTAGAAGAGGGTGGAGGGCTTAATAATCACCCTCACTCACCCTTTATGCTGCGTCATTTAGCACACCGAGTATTTTTCGTGACTCAGCACAGTCAAGGTCCCATCATGGCActgttataaaataattatagagGATATGCTGAAGACTGCTCTAAAATTCTGATGTTAACAGTCTGCTAATATATGCCGTTGCTCCATACTTTCCCAATTAGCTTACGTGAAGTTATCAGATTTGGTTTCTGGTATGTATTTGATAAAACCTGAATACACTCAAAGGCTATACTGAACAACCTAATTCTATTTTCCTGCCTACAAGACCTACAAGCAAAGTAAAGCTGCACAGTAAATTGTAAGTTAATTGATCTCTTTGCCATTCTGTTCTCCCAGAAGTCCGTAATATTAAAATGAGCTTTAAAATGACTAATTGTAGTGTGCAATATATCATCACTATCAagttataaaaatgtatgtccaaaaaaaatatatataatatatatatatatatatatattatatacgaatatatatatatatatatatatatatatatatatatatatatataatacgaATAGGCGGCCCGCGTTCCATGTCCGGATAGGACAGCGTCTGCGTAactgataaaatgttaaatgctGTTTAAATTTGACCAcagtgtattaaaaataataaaagctcttttgggacactttcggTTTTTCtgtaaaaccagaaactttaataaGAAGGGAACGATTACCGTTTGAAATATTCTCAAgacgctgaacatggattctgtttactgATAAAGTACTGCCcttcagcaataagagccaTTCAGATTGCTGTTAACGGgtaaagtcccgccctccagcaaATAAAAGCCAATCAGATTACTGGTTATGGAAACGCAGTAAAGatattaggttttttttttttaatgatgtatTAGATgaattatttgtacattttacttgAAAAGAGTATTTgttgttaattattatttataaatcttttggaaatatgttgaaatgtaattgaaagtgtaatttgctttaacattcagttgttaactacataaaatgttgctattACTACAAGACTGCTATTACTTCAAATGcgcaggatatggcactgatcataatgcaagttatacattatgttcctGACCTTGGCTTGGGAACATTTTCTCTAAATGggccttaatgaattttaattaattactccTGATGTAGACTTTAATTATCATATTAATAGCAAAGGTGGTTCTAGAAATTCCATGAaagaacttttatttttatatgtgtgAGGAAGAAAAACATATTTCCCCAGAGTATCCCCACATTATGTGAAAGTTAATCAACAATTTTTAATGTTCCTCTGTAGCTTAATGGGATGGGACAGTGTTGGTCTGTGTTTTCTTCTGTCCTCACTCTGGTCTCCATCCAGAGAGAATTAGAGAGGCCTTAATAGAGACTGAGCATTTGCTGCATTAGAGAACCCTGAGGAGTTGTTTGTTTGCTGAACAAACCTACCTTCTGCAGAGATCTGTAACTATTGAGTTGAAGCAGTTTGGATTTGATACTGAGGTTTCATAGGATCTGTGCATTGACATGGAAGATTTACATGTGCCATCTACCCAAAGAGCATATTTTTTCtacatgttttatttcttcCACATACATTTTCAGTGAATAACCTTATTTCTAATCATCAGCTATAATTGCATGGTTTATCCTGCTGTTACATAAGCTTGTGTGGCATCAGAATTGCAGTGAAATGAAAAATCAATCCAGAAGATAGTccactttttactttttaaagtgGAAGATAGTCCACTTTTAGATATCCAAGTCTGTGGAGTGATATAGCACCATTATGTACTTTTGGAAAGACCTGGAATGGCTTTTACATATACCATCAGTTTCAGAACAATTTAAGATAATTGTTGAAGGGGACcttaaaaaagtaattttttaaattaaaattaaaaattttattttaaatattgatcTATATCTTATACATGTAGATTTATATCTACAGTCAAAGTACACTTTCTACTATGCACTTTGAAATATTCGTTTTGATTGGCTAAAGATTTTGCACAGTAATGTACAAAATACAATATGCTTTCCTGATTGTCATTATATAAACATTATTGCACAGAAGCAAAACAGGCtgaaaaaaactacaaaaggAGAGTCCATGACAACCTCCAAACCAAATGTGTACtgataaaacagaataaaaatggaTTTGCAAGAATCAGCTTAGTCTGTTACACTCCACCAGCAATGGCATTGATTACCCCCCAATCCACCCCCAACCCACATTGAACCCACAttctaatttattattattattatatttattattattattattattattattatacacaaTAGCTTAGAATATTGGagtacagaaaacaaaaacatacagttAAAAAAATAGTGCAGGGGAAGCACAAAAATGCACAAAGGGCTTGTACTTTAGTctaacttatatatatatatatatatatatatatatattgtgaataaaccaaaaaaataaatagctgTATTCTTAAAAAGTATTCTTCTGTATCTTAAAAAGTTGTAGTCCTTTAAGTAAgttgaaaatgtatatatgcGCAGTGAATTGAGCTATTTTATACTCTCAGGCAACAAAACAGCTGTTTAGACCACAAcattcctttaaataataaaataaaataaaataaaataagtatataattaataattaccCTAAGATTCATATACCAGGATAGGTATCCTGAGATAATTAATTTGAGAAAGGAAAAACTCAAGTCGCAAGCAGTAGTTTTTTTCCATTATGTATTTTCAGGGGTTTCATAGTAGAGCTGTATTTGattgtttaaatacatattttatttcatttaaatataaaaacagtgttttttttacaaGTACTCATTGAAAATTGATAAAAAGACAACATATTGTCAACAGGAACTTGATCAAACAGTTTGCATCATTCCTTCAGACAGGGAGGATAGCGAGATCGAGATAGGTGCCAGTAAGGGTGCAAAGACCATTGACTAATTTTaaaggtgtttgtaaagcaaaataagatttgtgtgtgtgcttttttggTATGGCATTAGGCTTTTAATATGGAAATTATATATGACAAATAGAACATCTATTAAAAACGTGATCAAATTTAATGTTTCCTCATTTCTTCATGAAGGTCATAATTTGTCTGCTGATAATGATCCACAGCCTattactgaagataaataaaatacaaatcttGAAACTAACATTAACACGCTTCATCcagaaacattttaatttaaccttttaatgaacaaaggtggcgcagcaggtagtgtctcagtcacacagctccaggggcctggaggttgtgggttcgattcccactccgggtgactgtctgtgaggagttggtctgttgtccatgtgggtttcctccgggtgctccggtttcctcccacagtccaaaaacacacgttggtaggtggattggcgactcaaaagtgtccataggtgtgagtgaatgtgtctgtgttgccctgtgaaggactggcgcccccgccagggtgtattcctgccttgtgcccaatgattccaggcaggctctggacccaccgcgaccctgaactggataagtggttacagataatgaatgaatgaacaaaattcCTGTTTCCTGTGGAGCCTGGGAGGGgcagtgaataaatattaattaaagtgaACAATTTATTGTACTGTAGAAATTGGTATTTAGCAAAGGGGATTGTGGCAAAGTTGATGATTTTTATTATCAGTGACCCGTGATATCCAAAATATCACCCCAAAATACAAAATGAATACAACAGAGGGACAAATTTATCATAAATTGAAATAGGAAGGTATAGAGCATCTGcatcttacatttacatttatgacatGAGTAGATGCTCTTATCCTGGGTGACTTATAGAAGCACACTGCTTTCTGCTTTGACAGAAATATTTGCTCAACATTTAGAATGCAACTGTTCTTTCATCTGGACTCAGTGAATTGCAAGCAGGCTGTAAGACACAATCACTTCTTCCTGTCTTAGTTTTACTATCAATTTCAAGGCTTTAGGTTCCTTTACTTACTCTTTAGTTATTCTACCAATTTTTTCTCACAGTCAATAAAGACACGCTATATAATGACTACATGCATCAATGATAAGTAATTGTGACCTATAGGTGGCACCGGAGTGTTGTTTATAGGAACAGAGGAAATAGAGCCAACACCATTGTATCACGCACATGGTAAGTAATAAGAGTTCATTTTATAGGCAACATTTTTAGGCAACGTTTACAGCACTTTATAAATTCTGAGGATTTCCTTACCAACTGCCGCCTCTCCAGTGGGTTTGCTTGCTCGAaagtctaatgtgttttacTAAATCTcaaatgtctgtaaatgggtaaaaagttatacaaataaacaaaacatgaagtATGTTAATGGTTTCCTATACATCCCATAGTTTGTAAAAAGCTATTTTAAAGGCAAAGTCTACTTTAaaggaactgcagttctctctagTTAGTTTATGTTCAGATGCTTTTATAGTGGAACGATATATTTGAAGATAAAACCGACTGTTtgcatgtggctgaagttgaacttgtctgtaagattttattcacagtttgaattaccaccgAAACTCATTTGCACATGGAGTTGTTTCGTTTTGGAGCACTTtcaatctgtgtttttttttttcatgcagtTAACTCTCAATTAGACTGGGTTCCTAACTAaataatcagaaacagcaaaacaataaaacaatattacGTTCAATGTTTGCAGGTTTCTTGGCTGTTTTGGCTGAGAGTCTAGCATGTCTAAggtttttttctcatttaattACACTATAGTGATTTGTaaaacattagaccagttttcagcatgcaaacagactggaaagcTAGCGAATGTAGAGGAATCTTCAgaattttttaaacagtgataATTGATTAATGTTGAGGACATTTCCTTTACCCTCCCTGGATCGGGCACTTGTTGTGGCGGAAGAGCTTGTGTGGTCTCTTGTGTAGCTCCCAGTAGGGCAAACACAATCCAAGAAGCAACTGTTAGAACTAAGTGTACCCTGCCCAGGAGAGGGTTACTGGGACCTAcacctggagccaggcctgggggtagtttCTGACGGATATCGCCTGGTGGCCGGCAGCCCACGTGACCTGGCTGGGCTCAGCCCAAAAAGGCAGCGTGGAGAGATCATGTGGTCTCACCAcctgcaagatccagagtaggggtgtggTGCAATGCCCACCGGGCACAGAGTGGGGGCAAGGGGGTCCCTGTTGTCATAGCGCTTGGtagcggaaactggttcttggtacgtggaacgtaatctcattgggggagggggagagccagagctggtgcatGAGGTCGAGAGAAACCAGCAAGATGTAGTTGGGCTCACCCACACAGTGTGGGCTTTGGAACTCCAAGACcaataggggttggtctctctcctactcaggagttgcacagggtgagaggcgctgGGCAgatgtggggatactcacaagtccccagCTGGCGGCTGTACAGCTGGCTTCGGCTTGCAGAGAAGAAAAtttttgactgttgtgtgtgcgtatgcaccgaacagcagctcagagtattcttcttggaggtagtgagtggagttctagaaAGGATTCCATGCACTAACTATATTGTTTTGCTGGGAGACTTCAATGCCCACGTTGGCAATGACAGGGAagcctggagaggagtgattgggaggaatggcctgcctgatctgaacccgagtgatATGATGTTACTGGACTTTGgtgctagtcatggtttgtccataacaaaCACCATGTTTGAACATAAGGTTGCtgataagtgtacttggtaccagagtaCCATGgcccaaaggtcaatgatcatatttgttgtttgtcatgtcttctgatctgaggccatatgttttggacactcaggAAAAGAGACGGGCTGAGCTAtcaactgatcaccatctggtgttgagttggatccgatggcagGGACAGACCTGGTAAGCCCTAATGTAtatatagtgagggtgtgcgaTGAGAAAGTATagtgggaaaagctggcagagggCTCTGTCGGGATGGATTTCAATTCTCACCTCcaagagaacttctcacatgttctggAGGAGGTAGGAGGAATGGAGTTTGAAGTCTGTTCCAGACTTCCACTGTGGAAGcagctgcatgtagctgtggtcaaatgCTTGTCTGTGCCTGTTAtggtggcaacccaagaacccctTGGTAGACACAGGGGGTGAGGGAACCTGTCAagtggaagaaggaggctttttgCACTTGGCTGGCTCTGGGAACTTCCAATGGGTACTGGTAGGAGAAAAAGGCTgtagctgtggcagttgctgaagcaaaatccagagcatgggaggagtttggagaggccatggagaatgacttcagggcggcctcaaagaggttctggaaaacactctgaCAGCTCAGTAGTTGGAGGGGGGggcactgtccaagctgtgctcagtaagAATGGTGAAACTCTAAACttgactgagcgtattgttgggcatCAGAAGGAGCATTTTGAGGAAATacttaacccgagagacatgcctcctgtgcaggaggtaggacCAGACGTGTCTGGGGTGTTAGATTtcttttccttggctgaagtcactgaagtggtgaaaaagctttgcagtggcaaagacccaggagtggatgagaacTGACCCTAGACTTCGATAGACCCCCGTGTTGCGAACCAATAAGCCCAAGGAGTGGTGACCCTCTGGGCTTAATAAGGGGATGTTACAAATGGTCTCCCCTCTGGAAGTCCCCAGAAATTAAAGATGTACAAGAGACACTGGAGAACTGGTAAGACTTAGACCCTGGTGCTGCGATCCAATAAGGGTGGCAACTCTCTGGGCAAAAGGGGATGGTATGAGGGGCCTCCCCAGTTTTGGAAGTCTTGATCCGCAATTTCCATAGGCTCTGGGGCGATGCAAAAGTGATAAGCCAATTCCCACCCCTTGTGCTTTGAGGGGCCTGGGTGtttcttccattctcttccatACGGTAACTATATCCCGTACAAGTTGTGGTATACCCAGAGCACAAGGGGTGGGCTTCTAATCTGATCCCATGTTTAGAACAATCCTCCCTGCCTCGTGCTCTAGCTTCCGTGGCTCAAGGAACAGGGACCCGTAATAGACTCCATCCCCTTGTCCAAGTCTGTTCCGAGGGTTAAAGACATAGACGATCTGTTGGCTTGGTGGTTCATAACACTTCCAGGTGATGGGCACCTATTCCGGGAAGATTGTTGGATGGCATCTGGCTGGAGGTGAACGACTCACATTGGCTATAGGGGAAAAGCGTAGCCTATCCTCATGGACCAAGGACGAGTGGATCCTCTTTGGTCTGCATTGACGGCGGTCTATCTACGAGGCCGGGGGCAGGGGCGTGAATAAGTCAAGCCCCTCGGCTAAATGGACAAACTGCTCCGGTGGCATATCACTGAGTGGTCACAGACCCTTAGGCTCATGAGGTAACAGCATGAAGCCAATCCTTATAACGGTGTGGACGAGTACATAACCTTCCTGTCTCTTGCTGGTTAGGGATATGATGGGATGGTTTAATGATCATACCGCAGTGACCATGCACTGGGTAGGAGCATCAGCCTGGCCTCACCTGAGGTGGACATACCTACCCAGCCAGGGCACTGTATTAACAGggtctcagaaaataaaatgtcgACCAGGTGATGCGGAGCTTCTCCCCATTGAAGAATGGGTCTTCCTCCTTGCGACCATACAACCGTTTCACTGCTAAGGTTTGACTGTAAGAACAACGGCCAAAAGGGGAGACATT from Hoplias malabaricus isolate fHopMal1 chromosome 3, fHopMal1.hap1, whole genome shotgun sequence carries:
- the hbae4 gene encoding hemoglobin subunit alpha-D-like, translated to MLSVRERELLIELWDKLIPVAEDIGSEALLRMFTTFPKTKTYFSHLDLSAQSEALRSIGKNIIEAIADGTRHIGTAQFTSNLSYLSRFHAYQLRIHPTNFKLFNHCMLVTLACYLGEEFSPYAHAATDKYLSAYAAVLAEKFR